In a single window of the Streptomyces sp. CGMCC 4.7035 genome:
- a CDS encoding cation diffusion facilitator family transporter — protein sequence MHACAHTHIMAPWVRPRPLPRGGRGPSVGHKHEAREQGRVHGYGHRSGHGHDRDHDHGHGHPHDHDHEHGHGHAHGHEHGHGHAHRHEHGRGHGHPHPHGPLSRLRHLLTPHSHETADKLDSALESSARGMRALWVSLAVLGATALAQAVVVVISGSVALLGDTVHNAADALTAVPLGIAFVLGRRAATRRFTYGYGRAEDLAGIAIVLTIAASAAFAAWAAVERLLHPRPVEHIPVVAVAAVIGFAGNEWVARHRMRVGRAIGSAALVADGLHARTDGFTSLAVLVGAGGAALGWHLADPIVGLAITAAIVLVLRDAAREVFRRVLDAVDPALVDQAEQALQKVPGVRGVGELRLRWIGHRLRAEVAVVVDGEVSVRRAHDIAVEAEHALLHAVPRLTAALVHADPTPVPGETDPHLALAHHAHGGA from the coding sequence GTGCATGCGTGCGCTCATACGCACATAATGGCTCCGTGGGTGCGACCGCGTCCACTCCCGCGCGGCGGAAGGGGGCCTTCAGTGGGGCACAAGCACGAAGCGCGCGAGCAGGGCCGGGTACATGGGTACGGGCACAGGTCCGGGCATGGGCACGACCGCGATCATGACCACGGCCACGGTCACCCCCATGATCATGACCACGAGCACGGGCACGGGCACGCCCACGGACACGAGCACGGGCATGGGCACGCCCACAGACACGAGCACGGGCGTGGACACGGGCATCCTCACCCCCACGGACCCCTCTCCCGCCTCCGCCACCTCCTCACCCCCCACTCCCACGAGACCGCCGACAAGCTCGACTCCGCGCTGGAGTCCTCCGCGCGCGGCATGCGGGCGCTGTGGGTCTCGCTGGCCGTGCTCGGAGCGACGGCGCTGGCGCAGGCGGTCGTGGTCGTGATCTCCGGGTCGGTCGCGCTGCTCGGCGACACCGTGCACAACGCCGCCGACGCCCTGACCGCCGTGCCGCTCGGTATCGCCTTCGTCCTGGGGCGACGCGCGGCCACACGCCGCTTCACCTATGGATACGGCCGCGCCGAGGACCTCGCCGGAATCGCGATCGTGCTGACCATCGCCGCGTCCGCCGCCTTCGCCGCCTGGGCGGCGGTCGAACGGCTGCTGCACCCGCGGCCCGTGGAGCACATCCCCGTCGTCGCCGTCGCGGCCGTCATCGGTTTCGCGGGCAACGAGTGGGTCGCCCGCCACCGCATGCGGGTGGGCCGGGCGATCGGCTCGGCCGCGCTCGTCGCCGACGGCCTGCACGCGCGTACCGACGGGTTCACCTCGCTCGCGGTGCTCGTCGGCGCGGGCGGTGCGGCGCTCGGATGGCACCTCGCCGACCCGATCGTGGGGCTGGCGATCACGGCCGCGATCGTCCTGGTGCTGCGGGACGCGGCGCGCGAGGTGTTCCGGCGGGTGCTGGACGCCGTCGACCCGGCGCTGGTGGACCAGGCCGAGCAGGCGCTCCAGAAGGTGCCGGGTGTGCGTGGGGTCGGTGAACTGCGGCTGCGCTGGATCGGTCACCGGTTGCGCGCCGAGGTGGCCGTCGTCGTGGACGGCGAGGTGAGCGTGCGCCGGGCACACGACATCGCGGTCGAGGCCGAACACGCCCTGCTGCACGCGGTGCCACGGCTCACCGCGGCGCTGGTCCATGCCGACCCGACTCCGGTGCCGGGCGAGACGGATCCACATCTGGCTCTGGCCCACCACGCCCACGGCGGGGCCTGA
- a CDS encoding ArsR/SmtB family transcription factor: MSARMHLSPAQVAQQRTGGAADGHPRTPGEEQFALAAELLALLGDRTRLALLHALTQGEADVSTLTQACGAARPAVSQHLARLRLAGLVDTRKDGRRVIYSLRDGHLRRVVGEALSLADHRLTGRPAHSR, translated from the coding sequence ATGAGCGCACGCATGCACCTATCACCTGCACAGGTTGCGCAGCAGCGCACAGGCGGCGCGGCCGACGGTCACCCCCGCACCCCCGGCGAGGAGCAGTTCGCGCTCGCCGCCGAGCTGCTCGCCCTGCTCGGTGACCGCACCCGCCTCGCCCTCCTGCATGCCCTGACCCAGGGCGAGGCCGACGTCTCGACACTCACGCAGGCGTGCGGCGCGGCCCGTCCCGCCGTCAGCCAGCACCTGGCGCGGCTCCGGTTGGCGGGCCTGGTCGACACGCGCAAGGACGGTCGCCGCGTGATCTACTCACTGCGCGACGGCCATCTGCGCCGGGTCGTGGGGGAGGCGCTCAGCCTCGCCGACCACCGGCTCACGGGCCGCCCGGCGCACTCGCGGTAG
- a CDS encoding NAD(P)H-dependent oxidoreductase yields MSVRILALVGSLRAGSHNRQLAEAAAKHAPEGVEIAVHEGLAAIPFYNEDIDVEGNVPEAAAELRAAAAQADALLFFSPEYNGTMPAVLKNAIDWLSRPYGAGAISGKPVAVVGTAFGQYGGVWAQDDARKSVGIAGGHVVEGATLSIPGSVTRFAETHPSDDAEVVEGLRKVIEQVVESNPAA; encoded by the coding sequence ATGTCCGTCCGCATTCTCGCTCTCGTCGGCAGCCTTCGCGCCGGCTCTCACAACCGCCAGCTCGCCGAGGCCGCCGCGAAGCACGCTCCCGAGGGTGTCGAGATCGCGGTCCACGAGGGGCTCGCCGCCATCCCGTTCTACAACGAGGACATCGACGTCGAGGGCAACGTGCCCGAGGCCGCGGCCGAGCTGCGTGCCGCCGCCGCCCAGGCCGACGCGCTGCTGTTCTTCTCTCCCGAGTACAACGGCACCATGCCCGCCGTCCTGAAGAACGCCATCGACTGGCTGTCCCGTCCGTACGGTGCCGGCGCCATCTCCGGCAAGCCGGTCGCCGTCGTCGGCACCGCGTTCGGCCAGTACGGCGGGGTGTGGGCGCAGGACGACGCCCGCAAGTCCGTGGGCATCGCCGGTGGCCACGTCGTCGAGGGTGCCACGCTGTCCATCCCCGGTTCCGTGACCCGCTTCGCCGAGACGCACCCGTCGGACGACGCCGAGGTCGTCGAGGGCCTTCGCAAGGTCATCGAGCAGGTCGTCGAGAGCAACCCGGCCGCCTGA
- the tuf gene encoding elongation factor Tu, with protein sequence MPKTAYMRTKPHLNIGTMGHVDHGKTTLTAAITKVLAERGASTFVPFDRIDRAPEEAARGITINIAHVEYETDTRHYAHVDMPGHADYVKNMVTGAAQLDGAILVVSALDGIMPQTAEHVLLARQVGVDHIVVALNKADAGDEELTDLVELEVRELLTAHGYPGDSVPVVRVSGLKALEGDRRWTAAIDALLDAVDTYVPMPERYVDAPFLLPVENVLTITGRGTVVTGAVERGTVRVGDRMEVLGAGLETVVTGLETFGKPMEEAQAGDNVALLLRGVPRDAVRRGHIVAAPGSVVPSRRFSAQVYVLSAREGGRTTPVSTGYRPQFYIRTADVVGDIDLGETAVARPGDTVTVTVELGREVPLEPGLGFAIREGGRTVGAGTVTAVE encoded by the coding sequence ATGCCCAAGACGGCATACATGCGCACCAAACCGCACCTGAACATCGGCACGATGGGGCACGTCGACCACGGCAAGACCACCCTGACCGCCGCCATCACCAAGGTCCTCGCCGAGCGCGGTGCCTCCACCTTCGTCCCGTTCGACCGGATCGACCGGGCCCCGGAGGAGGCGGCGCGCGGCATCACCATCAACATCGCGCACGTCGAGTACGAGACCGACACCCGGCACTACGCGCACGTGGACATGCCGGGCCACGCCGACTACGTCAAGAACATGGTCACCGGGGCCGCGCAGCTCGACGGGGCGATCCTCGTCGTCTCCGCGCTCGACGGGATCATGCCGCAGACCGCCGAACACGTGCTGCTCGCCCGGCAAGTGGGCGTCGACCATATCGTCGTCGCCCTCAACAAGGCCGACGCGGGCGACGAGGAGCTCACCGACCTCGTCGAACTGGAGGTCCGCGAACTGCTCACCGCCCACGGCTATCCCGGCGACTCCGTACCGGTCGTACGCGTCTCCGGGCTCAAGGCCCTGGAGGGGGACCGTCGTTGGACCGCGGCGATCGACGCGCTGCTCGACGCGGTGGACACCTATGTGCCCATGCCCGAGCGGTACGTGGACGCGCCGTTCCTGCTGCCGGTGGAGAACGTGCTGACGATCACCGGCCGGGGCACGGTCGTCACCGGCGCCGTCGAGCGCGGCACGGTCAGGGTGGGCGACCGGATGGAGGTGCTCGGCGCCGGTCTGGAGACCGTGGTCACCGGCCTGGAGACGTTCGGCAAGCCCATGGAGGAGGCACAGGCCGGGGACAACGTGGCGTTGCTGCTGCGCGGGGTGCCGCGTGACGCCGTGCGTCGCGGGCACATCGTCGCGGCGCCCGGCAGCGTCGTGCCGAGCCGCCGCTTCTCGGCGCAGGTGTACGTCCTGTCGGCGCGCGAGGGCGGTCGTACGACCCCGGTGTCGACCGGTTACCGGCCGCAGTTCTACATCCGCACCGCGGACGTGGTCGGCGACATCGACCTCGGCGAGACGGCGGTCGCCCGGCCCGGCGACACGGTCACGGTGACAGTGGAACTGGGCCGCGAGGTCCCGCTTGAGCCAGGCCTCGGCTTCGCGATCCGCGAGGGCGGCCGCACGGTCGGCGCGGGGACGGTGACGGCCGTGGAGTGA
- a CDS encoding spermidine synthase, with product MTEPIPVTRAVDHGTAKLMPDVDRERAWLLTVDGAPQSYVDLDAPTHLEFEYARRLGHVLDTVAEPGRALDVLHLGGGALTLPRYVAATRPGSRQDVVEADRGLLDLVVEHLPLPADAGITLHPADARAWLDAAPSDSADIVIADVFGGSRVPAHLTTVAYARAAERVLRPDGVYLANLADAAPFAFLRSQLATFAAVFEELALIAEPGVLRGRRFGNAVLVAAHHPLDTAPLTRRTAADAFPARVEHGAALRDFMGSAEPVHDENAVPSPEPPDGAFTIG from the coding sequence GTGACCGAGCCGATACCCGTGACGCGTGCCGTGGATCACGGGACCGCCAAGTTGATGCCCGACGTGGACCGTGAACGAGCCTGGCTGCTGACGGTCGACGGGGCACCGCAGTCGTACGTGGACCTGGACGCGCCGACGCATCTGGAGTTCGAGTACGCGCGACGGCTCGGCCATGTGCTCGACACGGTGGCGGAGCCGGGACGGGCCCTGGACGTGCTGCACCTCGGTGGGGGCGCGCTCACCCTGCCCCGCTATGTGGCCGCGACCCGCCCGGGCTCCCGACAGGACGTCGTCGAGGCCGACCGGGGACTGCTCGACCTCGTCGTGGAACACCTTCCCCTGCCCGCCGATGCCGGCATTACCCTGCACCCGGCCGACGCCCGCGCCTGGCTCGACGCTGCCCCGTCGGACTCCGCCGACATCGTGATCGCGGACGTCTTCGGCGGCTCCCGTGTCCCTGCCCACCTGACGACGGTGGCGTACGCCCGCGCCGCCGAGCGGGTGCTGCGTCCGGACGGCGTCTATCTGGCGAACCTCGCCGACGCCGCGCCCTTCGCCTTCCTCCGCTCCCAACTCGCCACGTTCGCCGCGGTCTTCGAGGAACTCGCCCTGATCGCCGAGCCGGGCGTGCTGCGCGGCCGCCGTTTCGGCAACGCCGTGCTCGTGGCGGCCCACCACCCGCTCGACACGGCCCCCCTGACCCGCCGGACCGCCGCCGACGCCTTCCCGGCACGCGTCGAACACGGCGCCGCGCTACGGGACTTCATGGGCAGCGCCGAGCCGGTCCATGACGAGAACGCCGTTCCGTCGCCCGAACCGCCCGACGGCGCCTTCACCATCGGCTGA
- a CDS encoding DinB family protein, translated as MTTPSRRAEMFVPVERDPRVLGPATGDERALLVDFLAAQRATLELKCTGLDAELSQRSVAPSTLSLLGLLRHLADVERRWFRRVLAGHEAPPLFSSPSDPDGDFTGAVPDPQVVALAWRAWRDEIAFAEAFVADAPHLDVHGHDSWRGAVSLRWVLVHMIEEYARHNGHADLLRERIDGAIGV; from the coding sequence ATGACCACACCGAGCAGAAGAGCCGAGATGTTCGTCCCCGTCGAGCGCGACCCCCGCGTGCTCGGCCCCGCCACAGGTGATGAGCGGGCCCTCCTCGTCGACTTCCTGGCCGCCCAGCGCGCCACGCTGGAACTCAAGTGCACGGGCCTGGACGCCGAGTTGTCGCAGCGGTCCGTGGCGCCGTCCACGCTCTCGCTGCTCGGCCTGTTGCGGCACCTCGCCGACGTCGAACGCCGCTGGTTCCGGCGGGTCCTGGCCGGTCACGAGGCGCCGCCCCTGTTCTCCTCGCCGTCCGACCCCGACGGCGACTTCACCGGTGCGGTCCCCGATCCGCAGGTCGTGGCCCTGGCCTGGCGGGCCTGGCGCGACGAGATCGCCTTCGCCGAAGCGTTCGTCGCCGACGCGCCCCACCTCGACGTCCACGGCCACGACTCCTGGCGGGGCGCCGTGTCGCTTCGCTGGGTCCTCGTCCACATGATCGAGGAGTACGCCCGCCACAACGGCCACGCGGACCTGCTCCGGGAACGGATCGACGGGGCGATCGGGGTGTGA
- a CDS encoding helix-turn-helix domain-containing protein has translation MSDLDLLAQSLARNVKRWRTERGFTLEALAARAGVSRGMLIQIEQARTNPSIGTVVKIGDALGVSVTTLLDYEQGPKVRIVPAEQAVRLWHTDAGSYNRLLAGTEAPGPLEMWDWRLMPGDRSPSDPHPAGTVELVHVTTGELTLTVDGVEYRVPTGASASFEANTPHTYANDGEAPMEMVMTVSVPPVR, from the coding sequence GTGTCGGACCTCGACCTGCTGGCCCAGTCCCTGGCGCGCAACGTCAAGCGGTGGCGCACCGAGCGGGGCTTCACCCTGGAGGCGCTCGCCGCCCGCGCCGGAGTCAGCCGCGGCATGCTCATCCAGATCGAGCAGGCCCGCACCAACCCGAGCATCGGCACGGTCGTCAAGATCGGCGACGCGCTCGGCGTCAGCGTCACCACGCTGCTCGACTACGAGCAGGGCCCCAAGGTCCGCATCGTCCCGGCCGAGCAGGCCGTGCGTCTCTGGCACACCGACGCCGGCAGCTACAACCGGCTCCTCGCGGGCACCGAGGCGCCGGGCCCGCTGGAGATGTGGGACTGGCGGCTGATGCCGGGGGACCGCAGCCCCTCGGACCCGCACCCCGCCGGCACGGTCGAACTCGTCCATGTCACGACAGGTGAACTGACGCTCACCGTCGACGGCGTCGAGTACCGCGTCCCCACCGGAGCGAGCGCCTCTTTCGAGGCCAACACGCCGCACACGTACGCCAATGACGGTGAGGCGCCGATGGAGATGGTGATGACCGTCTCGGTGCCGCCCGTGCGCTGA
- a CDS encoding TetR/AcrR family transcriptional regulator translates to MPEPLPPFPAPSDALGGPADLALMPTGEVSQLRADAARNRTRLLEVAACLAAERGIANVTMEDIASGAGVGKGTVFRRFGDRTGLLAELLSHHEEQLQAGFFSGPPPLGPGAPPEERLRSFGSAVIRHEYAYRDLYLAAHVEPGRRRATPPYQFRLAHVCMLLREARADCDIELVAHTMLGYLETVLVDHLLTRRGMSLERVEAGWCDLVDRYTGRCPG, encoded by the coding sequence ATGCCCGAGCCGCTCCCGCCCTTTCCCGCGCCGTCTGACGCCCTCGGCGGTCCGGCGGACCTCGCTCTCATGCCGACCGGGGAGGTGTCCCAGCTACGCGCCGACGCCGCGCGCAACCGCACCCGGTTGCTGGAGGTCGCCGCCTGCCTGGCCGCCGAACGCGGCATAGCGAACGTGACCATGGAGGACATCGCCTCCGGCGCGGGGGTCGGCAAGGGCACCGTCTTCCGGAGGTTCGGCGACCGCACGGGCCTGCTCGCGGAACTGCTGAGCCACCACGAGGAGCAGCTCCAGGCAGGCTTCTTCTCCGGACCGCCGCCGCTCGGCCCGGGCGCGCCCCCGGAGGAGCGGCTGCGCTCCTTCGGCTCGGCCGTCATCCGTCACGAGTACGCGTACCGCGACCTCTATCTGGCCGCTCACGTGGAGCCGGGCCGCCGGCGCGCGACCCCGCCGTACCAGTTCCGTCTGGCCCACGTCTGCATGCTGCTGCGTGAGGCGCGGGCGGACTGCGACATCGAGCTCGTCGCGCACACGATGCTCGGCTACCTGGAGACGGTGCTCGTCGATCACCTGCTCACCCGCCGCGGGATGTCCCTGGAGCGTGTGGAGGCCGGCTGGTGCGACCTGGTCGACCGGTACACGGGCCGATGTCCCGGCTGA
- a CDS encoding cation diffusion facilitator family transporter: MSDHDHEHGPGGHAGHSHGVSADADRRWLSVALALIAAFMTVEVVVGIVAGSLALISDAAHMLTDAASIVLALIAMRLAARPARGGFTYGLKRAEILSAQANGLTLLLLSAWLAYEAVRRLIDPPPVAGGPMLVTALAGIAVNVVATWCISKANRTSLNVEGAYQHVLNDLFAFIGTAVAALLVVLTGFERADPIATLVVVALMVKAAYGLLRDSGRIFLEAAPADVDPDALGDRLVAQPDVVEVHDLHVWQITSGQAALSAHVLVEPGGDCHSVRRALEDVLRRDYGITHTTLQVDHAAEQVLQVALPGDRNATDDPGHCEAPHGPVHREEPHHH; the protein is encoded by the coding sequence ATGAGCGACCATGATCACGAGCACGGCCCGGGCGGTCATGCCGGGCACTCCCACGGCGTGTCGGCGGACGCCGACCGTCGCTGGCTGAGCGTCGCGCTCGCCCTCATCGCGGCGTTCATGACGGTCGAAGTGGTCGTCGGCATCGTCGCCGGTTCCCTCGCCCTGATCTCCGACGCGGCCCACATGCTCACCGACGCCGCGTCCATCGTGCTCGCCCTCATCGCGATGCGGCTCGCCGCCCGCCCGGCCCGGGGCGGCTTCACCTACGGGCTCAAGCGCGCGGAGATCCTCTCAGCCCAGGCCAACGGCCTCACGCTGCTCCTGTTGAGTGCGTGGCTGGCTTACGAGGCGGTACGACGGCTCATCGACCCGCCGCCGGTCGCGGGCGGGCCGATGCTGGTCACCGCGCTCGCCGGCATCGCCGTGAACGTGGTCGCCACCTGGTGCATCTCGAAGGCCAACCGCACCTCCCTCAACGTCGAGGGCGCCTACCAGCACGTCCTGAACGACCTGTTCGCCTTCATAGGCACCGCTGTCGCCGCGCTCCTCGTCGTCCTCACGGGCTTCGAGCGCGCCGACCCCATCGCCACGCTGGTCGTCGTCGCACTGATGGTGAAGGCCGCGTACGGGCTGCTGCGCGACTCCGGCCGCATTTTCCTGGAGGCCGCGCCCGCCGACGTCGACCCGGACGCGCTGGGCGACCGGCTCGTCGCCCAGCCGGACGTCGTCGAGGTGCACGACCTGCACGTCTGGCAGATCACCTCGGGCCAGGCCGCGCTGTCCGCGCACGTCCTGGTCGAGCCCGGCGGCGACTGCCACTCCGTCCGCCGTGCCCTGGAGGACGTCCTGCGCCGCGACTACGGCATCACCCACACCACCCTCCAGGTCGACCACGCCGCGGAACAGGTCCTCCAGGTGGCCCTGCCCGGCGACCGGAACGCGACGGACGACCCCGGCCACTGCGAGGCCCCGCACGGCCCGGTGCACCGGGAGGAGCCGCACCACCACTGA
- a CDS encoding DUF4442 domain-containing protein codes for MSIGEMLAATVPMARTLNLEFLETTPDKAVVALPDQSEYHNHVGGPHAGAMFTLGESTSGAIVLAAFGEQLSRAVPLAVSAEIAYKKLAMGRVTATATLGRPAAEVVAELDAGQRPVFPVSVAIQREDGAVTGEMTVVWTLRPNG; via the coding sequence ATGTCGATCGGCGAGATGCTCGCCGCCACGGTGCCTATGGCCAGGACCCTGAACCTGGAGTTCCTGGAGACCACGCCGGACAAGGCCGTGGTGGCCCTGCCCGACCAGAGCGAGTACCACAACCACGTCGGCGGGCCGCACGCCGGAGCCATGTTCACGCTGGGCGAGTCGACGAGCGGCGCGATCGTGCTGGCCGCGTTCGGGGAGCAGCTGTCACGGGCCGTGCCGCTCGCCGTCAGCGCCGAGATCGCGTACAAGAAGCTCGCGATGGGCCGGGTCACCGCGACCGCCACGCTCGGCCGTCCCGCCGCCGAGGTCGTCGCCGAACTGGACGCCGGTCAGCGCCCCGTATTCCCCGTCTCCGTCGCCATCCAGCGTGAGGACGGCGCCGTGACCGGCGAGATGACCGTTGTGTGGACGCTGCGCCCCAACGGCTGA
- a CDS encoding gamma carbonic anhydrase family protein, giving the protein MTHKALIAGIGGKDPQVDQEAFAAPTSVVIGDVTLRAGASVWYGAVLRADCGPIVVGAHSNVQDNCTLHVDPGFPISIGERVSIGHNAVVHGATVEDDCLIGMGATVLNGAVIGAGSLVAAQALVPQGMRVPPGSLVAGVPAKVKRELTAEEREGISLNGTMYAELAKAHREVHG; this is encoded by the coding sequence ATGACGCACAAGGCGCTGATCGCGGGCATCGGCGGCAAGGATCCCCAGGTGGACCAGGAGGCGTTCGCGGCACCCACGTCCGTGGTGATCGGGGACGTGACGCTGCGTGCGGGGGCGAGCGTCTGGTACGGCGCGGTGCTGCGGGCCGACTGCGGGCCGATCGTCGTCGGTGCGCACAGCAATGTGCAGGACAACTGCACCCTCCATGTCGACCCCGGTTTCCCGATCTCCATCGGCGAGCGCGTCTCGATCGGGCACAACGCCGTGGTCCACGGCGCGACCGTCGAGGACGACTGCCTGATCGGCATGGGCGCCACGGTACTCAACGGCGCGGTGATCGGCGCGGGGTCGCTGGTGGCCGCACAGGCGCTGGTGCCGCAGGGCATGCGGGTGCCCCCGGGCTCACTCGTCGCCGGCGTACCCGCGAAGGTCAAGCGGGAGCTCACCGCCGAGGAGCGCGAGGGCATATCGCTGAACGGCACGATGTACGCGGAGCTGGCGAAGGCGCATCGCGAGGTGCATGGATGA
- a CDS encoding DedA family protein yields the protein MHVQEWLDTVPAAAVYAVVALVIGLESLGIPLPGEIVLVSAALLSSQHSGINPVILGACASAGAVVGDSIGYAIGRKGGRPLLAWLGKKFPKHFSEGHVATAERSFEKWGMWAVFFGRFVALLRIFAGPLAGVLHMPYWKFLTANFLGGVVWAGGTTAVIYYVGVVAESWLKKFSYLGLVAAVLIGLASMLVVKRKAKKAGEAQREAEAEAVAAGD from the coding sequence GTGCACGTCCAGGAGTGGCTCGACACGGTACCCGCGGCCGCCGTCTACGCGGTGGTGGCCCTGGTCATCGGCCTGGAGAGCCTGGGCATCCCGCTGCCCGGCGAGATCGTCCTGGTGTCGGCCGCGCTGCTCTCCTCCCAGCACAGCGGCATCAACCCCGTGATCCTGGGTGCCTGCGCGAGCGCCGGCGCCGTCGTCGGCGACTCCATCGGGTACGCCATCGGCCGCAAGGGCGGACGTCCGCTGCTGGCGTGGCTCGGCAAGAAGTTCCCCAAGCACTTCAGTGAGGGCCATGTCGCGACCGCCGAGCGGTCCTTCGAGAAGTGGGGCATGTGGGCGGTCTTCTTCGGCCGCTTCGTCGCCCTGCTGCGGATCTTCGCGGGCCCGCTCGCCGGTGTGCTGCACATGCCGTACTGGAAGTTCCTGACCGCCAACTTCCTGGGCGGCGTCGTCTGGGCGGGCGGCACGACCGCGGTCATCTACTACGTCGGCGTGGTCGCCGAGTCCTGGCTGAAGAAGTTCTCGTACCTGGGCCTGGTCGCGGCCGTGCTCATCGGCCTCGCGTCGATGCTGGTGGTCAAGCGGAAGGCGAAGAAGGCGGGAGAGGCCCAGCGGGAGGCCGAGGCGGAGGCGGTTGCGGCCGGGGACTAG
- a CDS encoding DMT family transporter, whose protein sequence is MTALFALATSLLWGLADFGGGLLTRRMPALTVVVVSQTIAAAVLGAVVVATGGWSEAGPRLWFALGAGLIGPIALLSFYKALALGPMGVVSPLATLSVAIPIGLGLFLGERPGLVQVAGIVVAVTGVVLAGGPQLRGAPVQRRAILLTLVAALGFGTVFALIAEASTTVTGLFLALFVQRVTNALAGGAALYISVRRGAAALPQDGFPWHSLPALAFVGLADVAANGTYAIAAQHGPVTVAAVLASLYPVVTALAARGFLSERLRAVQAAGAGLALVGTLLLASG, encoded by the coding sequence ATGACAGCACTCTTCGCCCTGGCCACCAGCCTCCTGTGGGGCCTGGCCGACTTCGGCGGCGGGCTGCTGACGCGACGCATGCCCGCCCTGACGGTGGTCGTCGTCTCGCAGACCATCGCGGCGGCGGTGCTCGGCGCGGTCGTGGTGGCCACCGGCGGCTGGAGCGAGGCCGGGCCGCGGCTGTGGTTCGCACTCGGCGCGGGCCTGATCGGGCCGATCGCTTTGCTCTCCTTCTACAAGGCGCTCGCCCTGGGCCCGATGGGCGTCGTCTCCCCGCTCGCCACCCTGAGCGTGGCGATCCCCATCGGCCTCGGACTCTTCCTCGGTGAGCGCCCCGGCCTGGTACAGGTGGCCGGCATCGTGGTCGCCGTCACCGGGGTCGTGCTCGCGGGCGGGCCGCAGCTCAGGGGCGCGCCGGTACAGCGCCGGGCGATCCTGCTCACGCTCGTCGCGGCGCTCGGCTTCGGTACGGTGTTCGCGCTGATCGCGGAGGCGTCGACCACGGTCACCGGACTCTTCCTGGCCCTCTTCGTGCAGCGCGTGACCAATGCCCTCGCGGGCGGCGCCGCCCTCTACATATCCGTGCGGCGAGGCGCCGCGGCGCTCCCGCAAGACGGTTTTCCCTGGCATTCCCTGCCGGCCCTCGCCTTCGTCGGTCTCGCCGACGTCGCCGCCAACGGCACGTACGCGATCGCGGCCCAGCACGGCCCGGTCACGGTGGCCGCCGTGCTCGCCTCGCTCTATCCGGTGGTGACGGCGCTCGCCGCGCGCGGGTTCCTCAGCGAGCGGCTGCGCGCGGTGCAGGCGGCGGGCGCGGGCCTCGCCCTGGTCGGCACGTTGCTCCTCGCCTCGGGCTGA
- a CDS encoding acyltransferase: protein MLRSRNTFSSWRRALAQRAVHAGWAWAQRMGSVTAEHPGRFRFGAMGTGTRLAFPLGTVFGEPWIHVGSHCIIGERVTLTAGLMPDLDLGPDPILCIGDGVVLGRGSHVIADTTVTIGSDCYFGPYVYVTSTNHSYDDPHQPIGKQWPRMEPVEIGPGCWIGTGAVILPGARVGRNVVVAAGAVVRGTVPDHAVVAGAPARVVRRWTPDAGWQPPLRTPAPVPIPDGVTPEQLLALSELDEEAAARLAELDEEAAARLAELDADS, encoded by the coding sequence GTGCTCAGGAGCAGGAACACGTTCTCATCATGGCGTCGCGCCCTCGCGCAGCGCGCCGTTCACGCGGGCTGGGCCTGGGCGCAGCGCATGGGGTCCGTGACGGCGGAGCACCCCGGACGCTTCCGCTTCGGCGCGATGGGAACAGGTACCAGACTCGCGTTCCCGCTGGGCACGGTCTTCGGTGAACCGTGGATCCATGTCGGCTCGCACTGCATCATCGGCGAACGGGTCACCCTCACCGCCGGGCTGATGCCCGACCTCGATCTCGGCCCCGACCCGATCCTGTGCATCGGCGACGGCGTCGTCCTGGGCCGCGGCAGTCATGTCATCGCCGACACGACGGTCACGATCGGCAGCGACTGCTACTTCGGGCCGTACGTCTATGTGACGTCCACCAACCATTCGTACGACGATCCCCATCAACCCATCGGCAAGCAGTGGCCGCGGATGGAGCCGGTGGAGATCGGCCCCGGCTGCTGGATCGGGACGGGCGCGGTGATCCTGCCGGGCGCGCGCGTCGGGCGGAACGTGGTGGTGGCGGCCGGGGCGGTGGTACGGGGCACCGTGCCGGACCACGCGGTGGTGGCCGGGGCGCCCGCCCGCGTCGTACGGCGCTGGACGCCCGACGCCGGATGGCAGCCGCCGCTCAGAACGCCGGCCCCGGTGCCGATCCCCGACGGGGTCACGCCCGAGCAGCTATTGGCGCTGTCGGAGCTGGACGAGGAGGCGGCCGCCCGGCTCGCGGAGCTGGACGAGGAGGCTGCCGCCCGGCTCGCGGAGCTGGACGCCGACTCCTGA